In Candidatus Sulfurimonas marisnigri, a single genomic region encodes these proteins:
- a CDS encoding outer membrane protein, translating to MKKIALAVLLASGLMAADSGVYIGADIGNTAFDMKASALGVSAEEKDDGGSQTLKVGYYLDKNSRACISYQNINVDGGDAYHFGIGYDYLIGDNDIKPFVGGYVGYGSAEVDVYSELDISGVVFGAQAGVNYAINDNFSVEAGYRYIKSNMEDTINIIGVDVKLEVDPIKNWFVGVNYKF from the coding sequence ATGAAGAAAATAGCATTGGCTGTTTTATTGGCAAGTGGGTTAATGGCGGCAGATAGTGGTGTTTATATAGGTGCTGATATTGGGAATACAGCTTTTGATATGAAAGCATCAGCTCTTGGAGTTAGCGCTGAGGAAAAAGATGATGGTGGGTCTCAAACTTTAAAAGTTGGTTATTATCTTGATAAAAACAGCCGCGCATGTATAAGTTATCAAAATATCAATGTTGATGGAGGAGATGCTTATCATTTTGGAATCGGTTATGACTATCTAATCGGAGATAATGATATTAAGCCGTTTGTTGGTGGTTATGTTGGGTACGGTTCGGCTGAAGTTGATGTTTATTCAGAATTAGATATTTCAGGTGTTGTTTTTGGTGCACAGGCTGGTGTCAACTATGCTATAAATGATAATTTCTCTGTTGAAGCTGGCTATCGCTATATAAAATCAAACATGGAAGACACAATAAACATTATCGGTGTTGACGTAAAGCTTGAAGTGGATCCAATTAAGAATTGGTTTGTTGGCGTAAACTACAAGTTCTAA
- a CDS encoding type II toxin-antitoxin system RelE/ParE family toxin has translation MIILRRKEYSTALKVIMSFISKDSKNRALNFKSQLDNKINNLVGFPYKFKQSENHSDVNVRDMTFKGYTVTYLVENENDRISILDIYKWIDK, from the coding sequence ATGATAATACTCAGGAGAAAAGAATACTCAACTGCCTTAAAAGTTATAATGTCGTTTATTTCAAAAGATAGTAAAAATAGAGCTTTGAACTTTAAAAGCCAACTTGATAACAAAATAAATAATTTAGTAGGTTTCCCCTACAAGTTTAAACAATCAGAAAATCATAGTGATGTAAATGTAAGGGATATGACATTTAAAGGTTATACAGTTACATATCTTGTAGAAAATGAGAACGATAGGATTTCAATACTTGATATTTATAAGTGGATTGATAAATAA
- a CDS encoding AAA family ATPase, which translates to MKATSLINTITSLVEQKVPIFLWGAPGIGKSSIVKQVADERGISFIDLRLALMDPTDLKGIPFYDKESHTALWAPPAFLPKEGEGILFLDELNSAPPSVQASAYQLILDRKVGEYELPDRWAIVAAGNREGDRGVTYRMPSPLANRFVHLEMEVNVDDWRFWAYSKEIDERIISYISYRSEHLFTFDSKSDVKSFATPRSWEYVNKILKSTISDELLLDTLSGAIGRDVAVSFLSFTKVMNRLPDIQNILTSASGEYSDEVDVLYALSTGLVSAYLKDKSEESLENLLTYTLDLKSEFAVMIVQDLQRNGVDMQNSAVFKEWVRKFAFLLH; encoded by the coding sequence TTGAAAGCAACAAGTTTAATAAACACGATTACCTCTTTAGTAGAGCAAAAAGTTCCAATATTTTTATGGGGTGCACCGGGAATAGGGAAGTCATCTATTGTTAAGCAAGTTGCAGACGAGAGAGGTATCTCTTTTATTGATTTAAGACTTGCACTTATGGACCCCACAGATTTGAAGGGTATTCCGTTTTACGATAAAGAGTCACACACAGCACTTTGGGCACCTCCAGCTTTTTTGCCAAAAGAGGGCGAGGGGATATTGTTTTTAGATGAGCTGAACTCCGCACCCCCGTCTGTTCAGGCTTCAGCATATCAGCTAATACTAGACAGAAAAGTGGGAGAGTATGAACTTCCGGATAGATGGGCAATAGTCGCTGCGGGAAACCGTGAGGGAGACAGAGGAGTCACATACAGAATGCCAAGCCCACTGGCAAATAGATTTGTCCATTTAGAAATGGAAGTAAATGTAGATGATTGGCGCTTCTGGGCATATTCCAAAGAGATAGACGAGAGAATCATCTCATATATCTCATACAGGAGTGAACACCTCTTTACCTTTGATTCTAAGAGTGATGTTAAGAGCTTTGCAACACCTAGAAGCTGGGAGTATGTAAACAAGATATTAAAAAGCACAATATCAGATGAACTGCTTCTAGATACGCTAAGTGGAGCAATCGGACGAGATGTTGCTGTCTCTTTTTTGAGCTTTACAAAAGTTATGAACCGTCTTCCTGATATACAAAATATTTTGACATCCGCAAGTGGTGAATACAGTGATGAGGTAGATGTTTTATATGCTTTAAGCACAGGTCTTGTGAGTGCTTATTTAAAAGATAAAAGTGAAGAGAGTTTGGAGAACTTGCTAACATATACTCTTGATTTAAAGAGCGAATTTGCAGTAATGATAGTGCAGGATTTACAAAGAAACGGTGTGGATATGCAGAACTCTGCAGTTTTTAAAGAGTGGGTTCGTAAGTTTGCTTTTCTATTACATTGA
- a CDS encoding diguanylate cyclase: MQRILIVEDNKTLAKLISKKITSELNVKVDIAYNFSESKLFLKSYKYFLTLLDLNLPDAPNGEVVDYALSKDNRVIVLSGNIDKELRKKLLSKNIIDYINKSGVSDIKYIINFIKRLQKNQNHKILVVDDSMVFRKHMKSMLENLFYDVISVAHGEEALSMLKTYPDISLVLTDYNMPVMNGLELTSAIRKTRDKNDISIIALSSNENEEIDARFLKEGANDYINKPFSKEEFSCRVNNSIESLENIQTITNHSNRDFLTGVYNRRYFFHNVQTYFDTALESGESFAIAMIDIDNFKNINDTYGHDSGDKAIVHLSDILRANTAEDDVVSRFGGEEFCIILKNISSKNALTVLERIKNKVQKSVTISEKNAEISFTISVGLVTNHENSLDETVNQADMLLYEAKQSGRNKVISN, from the coding sequence GTGCAAAGAATTTTAATAGTAGAAGACAATAAAACATTAGCAAAATTAATAAGTAAAAAAATAACCTCAGAACTTAATGTTAAAGTTGACATTGCATATAATTTTTCAGAATCAAAACTTTTTTTAAAAAGTTATAAATATTTTTTAACTCTGTTAGATTTAAATCTCCCTGATGCTCCCAATGGTGAAGTTGTTGACTATGCATTAAGTAAAGATAATCGTGTGATTGTTTTAAGCGGAAATATAGATAAAGAGCTAAGAAAAAAGCTACTTAGCAAAAATATAATTGACTACATAAACAAAAGTGGTGTAAGTGATATTAAATATATTATCAACTTTATTAAGAGACTACAAAAAAATCAAAATCATAAAATTTTAGTGGTTGACGACTCTATGGTTTTTAGAAAACATATGAAAAGTATGTTAGAAAATCTTTTTTATGATGTAATCTCAGTAGCTCATGGGGAAGAGGCACTAAGTATGCTGAAAACTTATCCGGATATTTCTTTGGTACTAACAGACTACAATATGCCGGTAATGAATGGCCTTGAATTAACATCTGCCATAAGAAAAACCCGTGATAAAAATGATATTAGTATTATTGCTCTATCCTCTAATGAAAATGAGGAAATCGACGCTAGATTTTTAAAAGAAGGTGCAAATGATTATATTAATAAGCCTTTTTCTAAAGAGGAGTTTTCTTGTCGAGTCAACAACTCAATAGAATCCTTGGAAAATATACAGACTATCACAAACCATTCCAATAGAGACTTCTTAACTGGTGTTTATAATCGACGTTACTTCTTTCATAATGTACAAACTTATTTTGATACTGCACTTGAGAGTGGCGAAAGTTTTGCAATTGCTATGATAGATATAGATAACTTTAAAAACATAAATGATACCTATGGCCATGACTCTGGAGATAAAGCCATTGTTCATTTATCTGATATATTAAGAGCAAACACTGCAGAAGATGATGTTGTATCAAGATTCGGTGGAGAAGAATTTTGCATTATTTTAAAAAACATTAGCTCTAAAAATGCTTTAACCGTACTAGAAAGAATAAAAAATAAAGTACAAAAGTCAGTGACTATTTCAGAGAAAAATGCAGAAATAAGCTTTACTATATCTGTTGGTTTAGTGACTAATCATGAAAACAGCCTTGATGAGACAGTAAACCAAGCAGACATGCTACTTTATGAGGCTAAGCAATCTGGAAGAAACAAAGTTATATCAAACTAA
- the nhaA gene encoding Na+/H+ antiporter NhaA has translation MKIYAPWEKAFKRVSTPFETFLHAQTTTGLILICMTIFALILANTPLTDDYMNFFHTKIDFNVGEWKLSHSIHHWINDGLMAIFFFTVGLEIKREILVGELSDIKVAMLPILSAIGGMALPALIYISINSTGDASAGWGIPMATDIAFAISALVLLGKRVSPALVTFLVALAIVDDLGAVVVIALFYTDQIQMLPLMLAGISFLVMFMFNRFGIHVILPYFITGLAMWFFMLESGVHATIAGVIAAMAIPSKPKLAPIAFTQHTKNLLDEYDSYPESKDFTIHERQKAILQNIKDRINSVSSPSSRLENAHHLPVSLVIIPLFALANAGISIDFSSIGKTILEPVSLGIVAGLVIGKVAGIAGVAWLAIKLKIAKLPQDSTMSQIFGVAFLGGIGFTMSIFVADLAFLGNEELIFQAKVGILVASLFSGLFGFFWLKYTSKTDN, from the coding sequence ATGAAAATTTACGCACCGTGGGAAAAGGCCTTTAAGAGAGTATCAACTCCATTTGAAACATTCTTACATGCACAAACTACAACCGGTTTAATACTAATATGTATGACAATTTTTGCTCTGATTCTTGCGAACACTCCACTAACAGATGATTATATGAATTTTTTTCATACAAAAATAGATTTTAATGTTGGGGAGTGGAAACTCTCACACAGCATACACCATTGGATAAATGATGGGCTGATGGCTATATTCTTTTTCACTGTTGGTCTTGAAATAAAAAGAGAGATATTAGTAGGCGAGTTATCAGATATAAAAGTTGCCATGCTGCCTATTCTTTCTGCTATTGGAGGCATGGCTTTACCTGCTCTAATCTATATTAGTATTAACAGTACTGGTGATGCCTCTGCTGGGTGGGGAATCCCTATGGCAACTGATATTGCTTTTGCTATTAGTGCTCTTGTTCTTTTGGGTAAAAGGGTATCACCTGCACTTGTAACATTTTTAGTAGCCTTAGCTATCGTTGATGACCTTGGTGCAGTTGTTGTAATAGCCCTATTTTATACAGATCAAATTCAAATGCTGCCACTTATGCTTGCAGGTATTTCTTTTCTTGTAATGTTTATGTTCAATAGGTTTGGTATTCATGTTATTTTGCCCTACTTTATAACTGGCCTAGCTATGTGGTTTTTTATGCTGGAGTCTGGTGTACATGCGACAATTGCAGGTGTTATAGCAGCTATGGCTATACCATCTAAACCAAAACTCGCTCCAATAGCCTTTACTCAACATACTAAAAATCTACTTGATGAGTATGACAGCTATCCAGAATCAAAAGATTTTACAATACATGAAAGACAAAAAGCTATTTTACAAAATATAAAAGACAGAATTAACTCCGTAAGTTCACCTTCAAGTAGGTTAGAAAATGCTCATCATCTGCCTGTTAGTTTAGTTATTATCCCCCTTTTTGCACTAGCAAATGCTGGAATATCAATAGATTTTTCTTCTATTGGCAAAACTATTTTAGAACCTGTGTCATTAGGGATTGTGGCTGGTTTGGTAATTGGAAAGGTAGCAGGCATTGCAGGAGTTGCTTGGCTTGCTATAAAGCTTAAAATTGCAAAACTACCACAAGACAGTACAATGAGTCAAATCTTTGGAGTTGCATTTTTGGGTGGTATCGGTTTTACAATGTCTATATTTGTAGCAGACTTAGCTTTTTTAGGTAACGAAGAACTTATTTTTCAAGCGAAGGTAGGTATATTAGTGGCTTCTCTTTTTTCAGGTTTATTTGGCTTCTTTTGGCTTAAATACACCTCTAAGACAGATAACTAA
- a CDS encoding multiheme c-type cytochrome translates to MKILSLIFLFTLSLVANDAVHEFAKSEECQACHTQIYSEYYGSMHANATPDKDVIHGAVWAKHPANTKANRYLCGKCHTPAANNLDKMLTKGEKAPADVNNETHQEAISCAYCHRIKSIELHADSNTNIIDKTPNKYYATRKRGLDSPFHKIETESNEHMRNGNVCIGCHSHRMNKNNLNVCSTNIANEMDGANCVSCHMPKVKGSTSSINESKAHSFHGFAGSHFNSEMLTQYVDISVLRNIDNFIVNIDNKTSHALLLHPMRLAVLRISVKRDSETIELEKEIFVRVLGKDAKPAMPWVADTTIKDTMIKANEKRAVKREFKLLKGDRVDVVLGWFLVNPKAVKKLGLDKEEVATKFNVFKKQSFNF, encoded by the coding sequence ATGAAGATTTTATCTCTCATATTTCTTTTCACTCTCTCACTAGTTGCAAATGATGCTGTTCACGAGTTTGCTAAAAGTGAAGAGTGTCAAGCTTGTCATACTCAGATATACAGTGAGTACTACGGTTCTATGCATGCAAACGCTACACCTGACAAGGATGTGATTCATGGAGCTGTTTGGGCAAAGCATCCAGCAAATACAAAGGCTAACAGATACTTATGCGGAAAATGTCATACTCCAGCAGCAAACAATCTAGATAAAATGCTGACAAAAGGTGAGAAAGCACCAGCTGATGTAAACAATGAGACTCATCAAGAAGCTATCAGCTGTGCATACTGCCACAGAATAAAAAGTATAGAGTTACATGCGGATAGCAATACGAATATTATTGATAAAACTCCTAATAAGTACTACGCAACTAGAAAAAGAGGGCTTGACTCACCATTTCATAAGATAGAGACAGAATCAAATGAGCACATGCGAAATGGAAATGTATGTATTGGGTGTCACTCACACAGGATGAACAAAAATAATCTTAATGTATGCTCCACAAATATAGCCAACGAGATGGACGGAGCAAACTGCGTTAGTTGTCATATGCCAAAAGTAAAAGGCAGCACCTCAAGTATTAATGAATCAAAAGCTCATTCTTTCCACGGTTTTGCTGGAAGTCATTTTAACTCTGAGATGTTAACTCAATATGTTGATATCTCTGTTTTGAGAAATATAGACAATTTTATAGTAAATATTGACAACAAAACTTCACATGCTCTACTTCTTCACCCTATGCGTTTGGCAGTTTTAAGGATAAGCGTTAAAAGAGATAGCGAAACTATAGAGCTTGAAAAAGAGATTTTTGTGAGAGTCCTAGGCAAAGATGCAAAGCCAGCTATGCCATGGGTTGCCGACACAACAATAAAAGACACTATGATTAAGGCTAATGAAAAAAGAGCTGTAAAGAGAGAGTTTAAACTGCTTAAAGGAGATAGGGTAGATGTTGTTTTAGGGTGGTTTTTAGTTAACCCAAAAGCTGTTAAAAAATTGGGTTTAGATAAAGAAGAAGTTGCGACTAAATTCAATGTGTTTAAAAAGCAGAGTTTTAATTTTTAG
- a CDS encoding dipeptide epimerase has protein sequence MKIAKITTEVKYIELKTPFKTALRETSHVEFVRVHVELENGLVGVGEAPATKAITGEGIEDILNSINSVKRDFINFDNIGSSAKAALDMAYVSLQAKKQKQTFIEYFNATDLSPLKTDITISLNSLDVMLEDAKKAYAENKSILKVKLGKDITHAIQVIKAISEELQFVEIIVDANQAWSLKDSLKFIDAMRDINIELIEQPVIASDLKSLKKITEYSHIPILADESVFTLDDAKKVIESKSADMINVKLMKCGGVTKAIEILEYARKNGVICMLGSMLEGPYSINIALHLAMSYRDVIKYIDLDSPLLYKKPSNELDFEFNGCEIVYNQDLQH, from the coding sequence ATGAAGATAGCTAAAATAACAACAGAAGTTAAATATATAGAGTTAAAAACGCCATTTAAAACAGCTCTAAGAGAAACGTCACATGTAGAGTTTGTAAGAGTACATGTAGAGCTTGAAAATGGTTTAGTCGGCGTAGGGGAAGCTCCTGCAACTAAAGCTATAACAGGTGAGGGTATTGAAGATATTTTAAACTCTATTAATAGCGTAAAAAGAGATTTTATAAATTTTGATAATATTGGCTCAAGTGCAAAAGCAGCTCTTGATATGGCATATGTCTCACTGCAAGCAAAAAAGCAAAAGCAAACTTTTATAGAGTATTTTAATGCAACAGATTTAAGCCCTTTAAAAACCGATATAACAATAAGTTTAAACTCCTTAGATGTTATGTTGGAAGATGCAAAAAAAGCTTATGCAGAGAATAAGTCAATACTAAAAGTAAAACTAGGCAAAGATATAACTCATGCAATACAGGTTATAAAAGCAATATCTGAAGAACTCCAATTTGTGGAGATAATAGTAGATGCAAATCAGGCATGGAGCTTAAAAGATTCACTAAAATTTATAGATGCTATGAGAGATATAAATATAGAACTGATTGAGCAACCTGTAATCGCTTCAGACTTGAAGAGTTTAAAAAAAATTACAGAGTACTCACATATTCCAATACTTGCAGATGAATCAGTGTTTACACTAGATGATGCAAAAAAAGTTATAGAGTCAAAAAGTGCAGATATGATAAATGTAAAACTTATGAAGTGTGGTGGAGTGACTAAAGCAATAGAGATTTTGGAGTATGCTAGGAAAAATGGTGTTATATGCATGTTGGGCTCGATGCTTGAAGGTCCGTATTCTATAAACATTGCCTTACATTTAGCAATGTCTTACAGGGATGTTATAAAATATATAGATTTAGACAGCCCTTTGCTCTATAAAAAGCCGTCAAACGAGCTTGATTTTGAGTTTAACGGCTGCGAGATAGTTTATAACCAAGACCTGCAACATTAG
- a CDS encoding DUF819 domain-containing protein has protein sequence MISSPLIYLFVLALVATFFSLLEQKTKFKIFKFVPAVVMIYAASMTLAGMGVFEQNEPINEIYKNTKKNLLPAMLFLMLLQVDFRHFFKLGRSLLVSYVLAVLSLAFAFVVVSLVFNFNQDMASAFGALAGSWMGGTANMIAVGSALNVSDVAFGFALIVDSVNYTIWVMFLLFLVPFASYFNKFTSSQQSTAYLAEIGCACNIGAKRYWLFVFLSVGVAFFVNTIAYKFQILNYTTTTVIIATIFGILGSFTKLKNINGSSEVATTMLYILIALIGSHAIFDSFRDVGYYVFAGFMILVVHATIMVMGAKIFKLDLFSIAIASLSNIGGVASAPILAATYNKALVSVGVLMAIMGYIIGTFGGLVVGNILIGIAK, from the coding sequence GTGATTAGTTCACCTCTTATATACCTTTTTGTACTTGCTTTGGTTGCAACTTTTTTTAGTTTGCTAGAACAAAAAACAAAATTTAAAATATTTAAGTTTGTTCCGGCAGTTGTGATGATTTATGCTGCTAGCATGACTCTGGCAGGTATGGGAGTTTTCGAACAAAATGAACCCATTAATGAGATATATAAAAATACAAAAAAAAACCTCCTCCCTGCAATGCTGTTTTTAATGCTGTTGCAGGTTGATTTCAGGCACTTTTTTAAGCTTGGAAGGTCTTTACTTGTCTCATATGTTTTAGCGGTTCTATCTTTAGCTTTTGCCTTTGTAGTAGTTTCTTTGGTTTTTAATTTCAACCAAGATATGGCATCTGCTTTTGGAGCATTGGCCGGTAGTTGGATGGGTGGAACGGCCAACATGATTGCCGTTGGTTCAGCTCTAAATGTAAGTGATGTCGCATTTGGATTTGCTCTAATTGTTGATAGTGTTAATTACACAATATGGGTTATGTTTTTGCTGTTTTTGGTCCCATTCGCCTCTTATTTTAATAAATTTACTTCATCACAGCAGAGCACTGCTTATTTGGCAGAGATAGGTTGTGCATGTAATATTGGGGCAAAAAGGTATTGGCTTTTTGTGTTTTTGTCAGTCGGAGTTGCATTCTTTGTAAATACAATAGCCTATAAATTTCAAATATTAAACTATACAACCACCACTGTTATAATTGCGACAATTTTTGGAATTTTAGGCTCTTTTACAAAACTCAAAAATATAAACGGCTCAAGTGAAGTTGCAACTACAATGCTTTATATTCTTATAGCGCTTATAGGCTCACATGCGATTTTTGATAGTTTCAGAGATGTCGGTTATTATGTTTTTGCAGGTTTTATGATTTTGGTAGTTCATGCGACCATAATGGTTATGGGGGCTAAAATATTTAAGCTTGACCTCTTCTCTATCGCCATAGCATCACTCTCTAACATTGGTGGAGTCGCTTCTGCTCCGATACTTGCAGCAACTTACAACAAGGCACTTGTTAGTGTTGGAGTCTTGATGGCAATTATGGGTTATATTATTGGAACTTTTGGCGGTTTAGTTGTTGGAAATATTTTAATTGGAATTGCAAAATGA
- a CDS encoding N-acetylmuramoyl-L-alanine amidase, with translation MTKLFLLLISLSLSLAALEIRQTPIKFTKLRYQLTKEYIKTHYEIDANNINIIPKIVVVHHTAIDDYRKSLARFSDEKLPSDRPDIDDGSPSVNVSTHFMVERDGTIHQLMPLKYMARHVIGLNYSSIGIENVGGENSKDNLTEAQLKANVNIIEYLQQKYASIRYVVGHYEYRCFEGDDLWLEKDKSYRTKKDDPSKRFMEELFGKLDSFTRAPCD, from the coding sequence ATGACTAAACTCTTTTTATTATTAATATCTTTGTCTCTCTCTTTGGCTGCTTTGGAAATTAGACAAACCCCAATAAAATTTACAAAACTCAGGTATCAACTAACAAAAGAGTATATTAAAACTCACTACGAAATAGATGCAAACAACATAAATATAATACCAAAAATAGTAGTTGTGCACCACACTGCCATAGATGATTATAGAAAATCGTTAGCACGCTTTTCAGATGAAAAACTCCCGAGCGATAGACCAGACATAGATGATGGAAGTCCTAGTGTAAATGTTTCTACCCATTTTATGGTTGAAAGAGATGGCACCATACATCAACTTATGCCGTTAAAGTACATGGCACGACATGTTATAGGACTAAACTACAGCTCAATCGGGATTGAAAACGTTGGTGGAGAAAATTCTAAAGATAATCTTACCGAGGCACAACTTAAGGCAAATGTGAATATTATAGAATATTTGCAACAAAAATATGCAAGCATTAGGTATGTTGTAGGTCATTATGAGTATAGATGTTTTGAGGGTGATGATTTATGGCTTGAAAAGGACAAAAGTTACAGAACAAAAAAAGATGATCCGTCAAAAAGATTTATGGAAGAGTTATTTGGCAAATTAGACTCTTTTACAAGAGCGCCATGTGATTAG